In one Chloroflexi bacterium ADurb.Bin180 genomic region, the following are encoded:
- a CDS encoding Glycogen synthase, which produces MPVYIDVSAAVHQRAGLARYASRIARTMISEHHGAFSFALFHNGADSCGRLAGLGPVPRRSVPFGSKPWRMMVWLSHRAGVGLDRLVPGVELFHSTEHLLMPLQSAPTVMTVHDLAFKLYPAYHRRLNRWFLNSTMPLFLERATAIITVSESSKRDLMRVYGVPADKITVTYEAASPTFSPAPAERVASVRSAYGLPERYLLTVGTIEPRKNLIRLVQALQILRRSDPELTLVIVGGAGWLYQDFFELLEKLEQPRSVLLSGFLPDEDLPAVMSGAEALVMPSLYEGFGLPVLEAMACGTPVVSSSASSLPELGGQAARYFDPHDAAQMASVIQTVLADQDLRHEMRRVGMAQAASFSWERTVRETLAVYQRVLRLPA; this is translated from the coding sequence ATGCCAGTCTACATCGACGTATCAGCCGCAGTCCATCAGCGTGCCGGCCTGGCGCGCTATGCGTCGCGTATCGCTCGCACCATGATCTCCGAGCATCACGGCGCCTTCTCGTTCGCGCTCTTTCACAATGGAGCCGATTCCTGCGGCCGCCTGGCTGGCCTGGGCCCTGTGCCGCGCCGCAGCGTGCCCTTCGGGAGCAAGCCCTGGCGAATGATGGTCTGGCTCTCGCATCGGGCCGGCGTGGGTCTGGACAGGCTGGTGCCCGGCGTCGAGCTGTTCCACTCGACAGAGCACCTGCTGATGCCGCTCCAGAGCGCCCCGACCGTGATGACCGTGCACGACCTGGCCTTCAAGCTGTACCCCGCCTACCACCGGCGGCTCAATCGCTGGTTTCTCAATTCGACCATGCCGTTGTTCCTCGAGCGCGCCACCGCCATCATCACCGTGTCCGAGTCGAGCAAGCGCGACCTGATGCGAGTCTACGGTGTGCCCGCTGACAAGATCACCGTCACCTACGAGGCCGCCTCGCCTACCTTCAGCCCTGCACCGGCCGAACGCGTGGCATCGGTCCGCTCGGCTTACGGCTTGCCCGAGCGCTACCTGCTCACCGTAGGCACCATCGAGCCGCGCAAGAACCTGATCCGCCTCGTTCAGGCGCTGCAGATCCTGCGACGTTCAGACCCTGAGCTCACGCTCGTTATCGTCGGGGGTGCGGGCTGGCTCTACCAGGACTTTTTCGAGCTCCTGGAAAAGCTGGAGCAGCCGCGTTCGGTGCTGCTGTCGGGATTCCTGCCGGATGAGGACCTGCCGGCAGTAATGAGCGGCGCCGAGGCGCTGGTCATGCCTTCGCTGTACGAAGGATTCGGTCTGCCCGTGCTGGAGGCGATGGCCTGCGGCACGCCGGTCGTCAGCAGCAGCGCCTCCAGCTTGCCCGAGCTGGGTGGACAGGCCGCGCGCTACTTTGACCCGCACGACGCGGCCCAGATGGCCTCCGTGATCCAGACGGTTCTCGCCGACCAGGATCTGCGCCACGAGATGCGGCGCGTGGGAATGGCGCAGGCGGCAAGCTTTTCCTGGGAACGCACCGTCCGCGAGACGCTGGCCGTCTACCAACGAGTGCTGCGCCTGCCGGCCTAG
- the trpD gene encoding Anthranilate phosphoribosyltransferase: MSLIRDAIGRLTENQGLEEALAEGAMGEILQGKASVAQVAAFLTALRMKGETVEELIGCARAIRQGVTPVLSRRRDLVDICGTGDDRAGTFNISTTAALVAAGAGLAIAKHGNRSVSSRCGSADLLEALGVNLGLTPEQMARCIDEVGIGFLFAPLLQLGMDSALAIARDMGVRTVLNVLDPLINPAGAQAQVMGVYSSALTERVAYTQRALGIHDSFVVYGADGMDELSTTGVNKVSRLDEEGMVSTFFLDPADLGLARARLTDVAGGSIATNVEITRSVLGGMKGPRRDIVVLNAGASLVIGKMARSLREGIAKAQASIDSGAAAASLQRLVEFSHSVANA; the protein is encoded by the coding sequence ATGAGTCTGATTCGTGACGCAATCGGCAGACTGACTGAGAACCAAGGGCTCGAGGAAGCGCTGGCTGAAGGGGCAATGGGCGAGATCCTTCAGGGCAAGGCATCCGTCGCTCAGGTGGCGGCCTTCCTCACTGCCCTGCGCATGAAGGGCGAAACTGTAGAGGAGCTGATCGGCTGCGCCCGCGCCATTCGCCAGGGCGTGACGCCGGTCCTGTCGCGGCGGCGGGACCTGGTTGACATCTGCGGCACAGGTGACGACCGGGCAGGCACCTTTAACATCTCTACCACGGCCGCGCTCGTTGCCGCCGGCGCTGGTCTGGCCATTGCCAAGCATGGCAACCGCTCTGTCTCGAGTCGCTGCGGCAGCGCCGATTTGCTCGAGGCGCTGGGCGTCAATCTGGGCCTCACGCCCGAGCAAATGGCGCGGTGCATCGATGAGGTGGGCATCGGCTTTCTGTTCGCTCCTTTGCTCCAACTCGGGATGGACTCGGCACTGGCCATCGCTCGCGATATGGGCGTCCGAACGGTGCTGAACGTACTCGACCCGCTCATCAATCCGGCAGGCGCACAGGCCCAGGTCATGGGCGTCTACTCCAGTGCGTTGACCGAGCGAGTAGCCTACACACAGCGGGCGCTGGGCATTCACGACTCGTTTGTGGTGTACGGCGCAGATGGAATGGATGAGCTCTCGACCACCGGTGTGAACAAGGTCAGCCGTCTCGACGAGGAAGGCATGGTTTCGACCTTTTTCCTCGACCCGGCGGACCTTGGCCTGGCGCGCGCCAGGCTGACTGATGTGGCTGGAGGGTCCATCGCCACGAACGTGGAGATCACGCGCAGCGTTCTCGGCGGAATGAAGGGACCCCGGCGCGACATTGTGGTTCTCAATGCCGGAGCATCGCTGGTAATCGGCAAGATGGCGCGCAGTCTGAGGGAAGGCATTGCCAAGGCGCAGGCATCGATCGACAGTGGCGCGGCGGCGGCGAGCCTGCAGCGACTGGTCGAATTCAGTCACTCGGTGGCCAATGCCTAG
- a CDS encoding molybdenum cofactor biosynthesis protein A gives MSIARFRKNGTVELPEAVRASPRLAEADGFWVEERDGELLLHPRVRDIKKLYVEPTTGCNLTCRTCIRNVWSDPVGAMSAGTWNNLQEQLADLPQLSRVVFTGFGEPLSHPRILEMVADVRARDIAVSLGTNGLLLDAAMARDLVRLGVDRLVVSVDGVDPAVYADVRGAQLEQVLDNIRLLNEAKRQLDTLIPALGIEFVVLRSNLHELPQLTGLASRLCAARVLVSNVLCYTAEMKEQMLYGYDPQPSLLASGWPVRTGPWVTWGTVELPRMHWGAERQCKFVHDHSTVIGWDGAVTPCYALSHNYEYLAIDGVKKSVARYALGDVNRQRLEEIWMSEDYVRFRSEVRAFHFPSCPNCDLRETCDLRQQNEACWGWNPSCADCLWAQDIVRCP, from the coding sequence GTGTCGATAGCACGATTCAGAAAGAACGGGACGGTGGAGCTGCCAGAGGCGGTGCGTGCTTCGCCACGGCTGGCAGAGGCCGACGGCTTCTGGGTCGAAGAGCGCGACGGGGAGCTGCTGTTGCACCCTCGGGTGCGGGACATCAAAAAGCTCTACGTCGAACCGACCACGGGCTGCAACCTCACCTGCCGCACCTGTATCCGCAACGTTTGGTCTGACCCGGTCGGAGCGATGAGCGCCGGCACCTGGAACAACCTGCAGGAACAACTGGCGGACCTGCCTCAGCTCAGCCGGGTGGTGTTCACTGGATTCGGCGAACCACTATCTCACCCCCGCATCCTGGAGATGGTCGCGGATGTTCGCGCCAGGGACATAGCGGTCAGCCTCGGCACGAACGGTCTGCTGCTCGATGCGGCGATGGCTCGCGACCTGGTTCGGCTCGGAGTGGATCGGCTCGTGGTCTCCGTCGACGGTGTGGATCCGGCGGTCTATGCCGACGTTCGCGGGGCACAACTGGAGCAGGTGCTGGACAACATCCGCCTCTTGAACGAAGCCAAGCGGCAATTAGACACGCTCATTCCGGCCCTGGGCATCGAGTTCGTGGTCCTCAGGAGCAACCTGCACGAGTTGCCACAACTGACCGGTCTGGCTTCTCGACTCTGTGCCGCCAGGGTCCTGGTCAGCAACGTGCTCTGTTATACGGCCGAGATGAAGGAACAGATGCTCTACGGCTATGATCCACAGCCGTCTCTCTTGGCAAGCGGCTGGCCAGTCAGGACTGGACCATGGGTGACCTGGGGCACAGTGGAGCTGCCCAGGATGCACTGGGGCGCCGAAAGACAGTGCAAGTTCGTCCACGATCACTCGACGGTCATTGGCTGGGACGGAGCGGTGACTCCCTGCTACGCGCTTTCGCACAACTATGAGTATCTCGCGATTGACGGGGTGAAGAAATCCGTTGCCAGATACGCACTGGGAGACGTGAACCGACAGCGGCTTGAAGAGATCTGGATGTCCGAGGACTATGTCCGGTTCCGAAGTGAAGTGAGGGCTTTTCACTTTCCCTCCTGTCCCAACTGCGACCTGCGCGAAACCTGTGACCTGCGGCAGCAGAACGAAGCATGTTGGGGCTGGAACCCGTCCTGCGCCGACTGTCTCTGGGCGCAGGACATTGTGAGGTGTCCGTAG
- the nfdA gene encoding N-substituted formamide deformylase precursor: MEAELIIVNARVHTVDEEMPYAEAVAVANGRIVAVGDNEQIRTLATDDTEEVDAAGRLLLPAFTDAHIHLIEYGLSLGLLHLDQARSIEQAVDQVAAAARTNEPGTWIRGLGWNRNLWPGSPLPTRQQLDRVAPHHPVMLDSKDLHAAWLNSAALALAGITAETPDPPGGVIVRDSATGEPTGVLQEGPAIKLVTERIPPPGPEQHRKAIAEATRELHRQGIAAVHVPEGRRKLTAVMECWLRHELELRVLWMVAAEDLPGLANAGVRSGFGDDWLRLGPVKAFADGALGSRTADMNAPYEGDGDNRGVEVQSTEQLSAVVEYCTLHNWSVAIHAIGDRANSRVLDALEDHWHQWTSRYLRPRIEHVQLLAPEDLPRLGAMGVVASMQPIHCPSDWEMAEARWGKRCSGSYAWRSLLESGAAVAFGSDAPVEEPSVLKGLYAAVTRQREDGQPAGGWYPEQRLSLSDAIHCYTMGAAYAAALERESGSIGVGKHADMILLSQDVFSLPPAALLETRVEMTLIAGQVVHGG, translated from the coding sequence TTGGAGGCCGAGCTGATCATCGTCAATGCCCGGGTGCACACCGTGGACGAAGAGATGCCGTATGCTGAGGCGGTGGCAGTGGCGAACGGGCGCATCGTAGCAGTAGGTGACAACGAGCAGATCCGAACGCTTGCCACTGATGACACGGAGGAGGTGGATGCCGCCGGGCGCTTGCTGCTGCCCGCCTTTACCGATGCGCACATCCATCTCATCGAGTATGGGCTGAGCCTAGGTCTGCTGCACCTTGACCAGGCGCGGTCCATTGAGCAGGCCGTCGATCAGGTTGCGGCGGCGGCGCGCACCAACGAACCGGGTACCTGGATCCGCGGGCTGGGCTGGAACCGCAATTTGTGGCCGGGGTCGCCGCTGCCGACCCGTCAGCAGCTCGACCGGGTAGCACCTCACCATCCGGTGATGCTGGATAGCAAAGACCTGCACGCTGCCTGGCTGAACTCGGCTGCTCTGGCGCTGGCGGGCATTACCGCCGAGACGCCAGACCCACCTGGGGGCGTGATTGTCCGCGACAGCGCTACTGGCGAGCCAACAGGTGTGCTGCAGGAGGGCCCGGCGATCAAGCTGGTCACCGAACGGATCCCGCCGCCAGGGCCTGAGCAGCACAGGAAGGCCATTGCTGAAGCGACGCGGGAGCTCCATCGGCAGGGGATCGCGGCCGTGCACGTGCCAGAAGGGCGCCGCAAGCTCACTGCGGTGATGGAGTGCTGGCTGCGGCACGAACTCGAGCTGCGCGTGTTGTGGATGGTAGCAGCAGAGGACCTGCCCGGACTGGCGAATGCCGGCGTACGCAGCGGATTCGGCGACGACTGGTTGAGACTCGGGCCGGTCAAGGCCTTTGCCGACGGGGCACTGGGTTCACGCACGGCGGACATGAACGCACCCTACGAGGGTGATGGCGACAACCGCGGGGTTGAGGTTCAGTCAACAGAGCAGCTCAGTGCCGTGGTCGAGTACTGCACACTACATAACTGGAGCGTAGCCATACACGCTATCGGCGACAGAGCCAACAGCCGGGTTCTGGACGCGCTGGAGGACCATTGGCACCAGTGGACCAGCCGGTACTTGCGGCCGCGAATCGAACACGTACAGCTCCTGGCACCGGAGGATCTGCCGCGGCTGGGGGCGATGGGAGTGGTCGCTTCGATGCAGCCCATCCACTGTCCCTCTGATTGGGAGATGGCTGAAGCCAGATGGGGCAAGCGCTGTTCTGGCAGCTATGCCTGGCGGAGCCTGCTGGAGAGCGGCGCGGCGGTGGCGTTCGGTTCGGATGCCCCTGTCGAGGAGCCCAGCGTGCTCAAGGGGCTATACGCAGCGGTAACGCGCCAGAGAGAAGACGGCCAGCCTGCCGGCGGGTGGTATCCCGAGCAGCGCTTGAGCTTGAGCGATGCCATTCATTGCTACACGATGGGCGCTGCCTATGCAGCCGCACTGGAACGCGAGTCTGGCTCGATCGGGGTGGGCAAGCATGCCGATATGATCCTGCTGTCACAGGATGTGTTCAGCCTACCCCCAGCAGCGCTGCTCGAAACGCGGGTGGAAATGACGCTCATCGCCGGGCAGGTCGTGCACGGCGGCTAG
- a CDS encoding ThiS family protein produces MLVSVRLHAGLVDHVRGAKAGETLQVRVPPGSKVSDLARALGVPEQEIRTTFVNGRARGPDWPLEPGDEVGFFPAVGGG; encoded by the coding sequence ATGCTGGTAAGCGTGAGATTGCACGCCGGACTGGTGGACCATGTACGCGGCGCAAAGGCCGGTGAGACACTGCAGGTGCGAGTTCCACCCGGCTCGAAAGTGAGCGACCTGGCGAGGGCGCTTGGTGTGCCCGAGCAGGAAATCCGGACCACCTTTGTCAACGGGCGCGCCCGGGGGCCAGACTGGCCGCTCGAGCCTGGAGACGAGGTCGGCTTTTTTCCAGCGGTCGGAGGCGGATGA
- a CDS encoding TDP-fucosamine acetyltransferase produces the protein MKCHYDERIAPYRCARTGEYVCLEHARLDVVSVSTRVRPPPMPVRDATAEDQAIVRAFALDYWGETQVECFGREYDVTTLPAWIAVSEGQPAGVLAYSIEKDRLVVVMLNVHPEFQGRTAARSLLAMAEHEARRRGLARIAVATTNDDLPALYLYQRWGLVVTEVLVGALVAHHGGEEPGFAGIPVRDEIRLEKRLSRAQ, from the coding sequence ATGAAGTGCCACTATGACGAACGGATTGCTCCTTATCGCTGTGCGCGGACCGGCGAGTATGTCTGTCTGGAGCACGCCCGGTTAGATGTCGTGTCGGTCAGCACCAGGGTCCGGCCACCGCCCATGCCGGTGCGAGACGCCACGGCCGAGGACCAAGCGATTGTTCGCGCTTTTGCCCTGGACTACTGGGGCGAGACGCAGGTAGAGTGCTTTGGCCGCGAGTACGATGTCACGACTCTGCCAGCCTGGATCGCGGTCAGCGAGGGTCAGCCAGCGGGCGTGCTCGCCTACAGCATCGAGAAGGACCGGCTCGTGGTGGTGATGCTCAACGTGCACCCCGAGTTCCAGGGGCGGACAGCCGCCAGGTCGCTGCTGGCAATGGCCGAGCATGAGGCTCGACGCAGGGGACTAGCCAGGATCGCCGTCGCCACCACGAATGACGACCTCCCGGCGCTGTACCTGTATCAGCGGTGGGGCCTGGTCGTCACCGAGGTGCTCGTCGGGGCACTGGTGGCGCATCACGGGGGAGAAGAGCCGGGGTTTGCCGGGATACCGGTGCGCGATGAGATCCGACTGGAGAAACGTCTCAGCCGGGCGCAGTGA
- a CDS encoding Alpha-amylase precursor, giving the protein MSFRRILPALILVAVFATCCSPATAPTPTAIPLPPEPETSPTPGVTAAPTTTPLPAVTPPDPYPGGLSQNWWRDGVFYVLLVRSFYDQSGDGYGDLAGLIDKLDYLNDGDPSTDTDLGVTGLWLLPVTRSPTYHGYGTTDYYTLEPTYGDNETFRRLVSEAHRRGIHVLLDLALNHTSDKHPWFQDSMSSPQAEHRDWYVWLPENPGWRGPDKRVVWFQSGGAYYYAFFGGSLPDLNLRNPAVTAELMNVVRFWLRDMGVDGFRLDAIRHLVEQGEAQESTPDTHAWLQGFYRTFKETQPNAFAIGEVTGPTAERVSYVGNEVDLCFEFDWAAAAIASLDKGDPGILVQKQQAIEALLPGGAYGSFLALQDHTRVITQLRDNVAKARLAATLLLTSPGVPFLWYGEEIGMRGSTPDVFIRRPMQWANQRAAGFTSGRPWMEVDLNYDQVNVADESANPDSLLSHYRKLIRLRTAYSSLRTGAWQPLQASDPAVYAYLRSDAASSIVVVLNLGAREVDSCAVSAQSSPLAAGAHQAQDLLGTDAFAPLEVAQAGAIAGWVPLKRLEPTSGWVLLLK; this is encoded by the coding sequence TTGAGCTTCCGACGTATCCTTCCGGCTCTCATACTGGTGGCTGTTTTCGCGACCTGCTGTTCGCCAGCGACCGCGCCGACACCCACGGCCATCCCTCTCCCCCCGGAACCAGAGACGTCGCCCACCCCCGGGGTGACCGCTGCCCCCACCACAACCCCGTTGCCCGCGGTTACGCCGCCCGATCCGTACCCGGGCGGGCTGAGTCAGAACTGGTGGCGGGATGGCGTCTTTTACGTTCTTTTGGTGCGTAGCTTCTACGACCAGTCCGGAGATGGCTACGGGGACCTGGCCGGGCTGATCGACAAGCTGGACTACCTGAACGACGGCGACCCGTCCACTGACACGGACCTCGGCGTAACGGGGCTGTGGCTGCTGCCCGTAACCAGATCGCCCACCTATCACGGCTATGGCACCACCGACTATTACACGCTCGAGCCAACCTACGGCGACAACGAAACCTTCCGCCGCCTGGTTTCCGAGGCGCACCGCCGCGGCATCCACGTGCTGCTCGACCTGGCTCTCAACCACACTTCCGACAAGCACCCCTGGTTCCAGGACTCGATGAGCTCGCCCCAGGCAGAGCACCGCGACTGGTACGTTTGGCTGCCCGAGAACCCTGGCTGGCGAGGTCCGGACAAGCGCGTGGTCTGGTTTCAGAGCGGAGGCGCCTACTACTATGCCTTCTTTGGCGGCTCGCTGCCGGATCTCAACCTGCGAAATCCTGCCGTCACGGCCGAGCTGATGAACGTCGTTCGCTTCTGGCTGCGCGATATGGGCGTCGATGGCTTCCGGCTCGACGCAATCCGTCATCTCGTCGAGCAGGGAGAGGCTCAGGAGAGCACGCCGGACACTCATGCCTGGCTGCAGGGGTTCTACCGCACCTTCAAGGAAACGCAGCCCAACGCCTTTGCCATTGGTGAGGTCACTGGGCCCACTGCCGAGCGGGTGTCCTATGTGGGCAATGAGGTAGATCTGTGCTTCGAGTTCGACTGGGCCGCGGCCGCCATCGCCAGTCTGGACAAGGGCGACCCGGGCATTCTGGTGCAGAAGCAGCAGGCCATAGAGGCGTTGCTCCCCGGCGGTGCCTACGGCAGCTTTCTCGCCCTGCAGGATCACACGCGGGTCATCACCCAGCTCCGCGACAATGTGGCCAAAGCCCGCCTCGCCGCAACGCTCCTGCTCACGTCACCGGGCGTGCCCTTCCTCTGGTATGGCGAAGAGATTGGTATGAGGGGCAGCACGCCCGACGTGTTCATCCGCCGACCGATGCAGTGGGCCAACCAGCGCGCCGCAGGATTCACCTCTGGTCGGCCGTGGATGGAAGTCGACCTGAACTATGATCAGGTCAACGTGGCCGACGAAAGCGCCAATCCGGACTCGCTACTGAGCCACTACCGAAAGCTGATTCGGCTGCGGACCGCCTACTCGTCTCTGCGCACCGGTGCCTGGCAGCCGCTGCAGGCCAGTGACCCGGCAGTCTACGCCTACTTGCGCAGTGACGCCGCGTCGAGCATTGTGGTCGTGCTGAATCTCGGAGCGCGGGAAGTGGATTCCTGTGCCGTGTCCGCACAGTCCAGTCCGCTGGCGGCTGGCGCTCATCAGGCGCAGGACCTGCTGGGCACGGACGCATTTGCGCCTCTTGAGGTCGCACAGGCTGGCGCAATTGCGGGCTGGGTGCCGCTGAAGCGTCTGGAGCCGACTTCAGGCTGGGTGCTCCTGCTCAAATAG
- a CDS encoding phosphatidylglycerophosphate synthetase yields MAYSDSYSALERRFLGPVRGILLRVYSPIVRFLAWARVTPNTVSASGPALGVLFVLTVPRSPRLAFLIWVLSVVVDGFDGALARYTGRASSLGAFVDQVCDHVRETLTVAGLVAVGAIPPFWGSFYPVVYTALNLVLYMCNQHQVPLPVAVKSWLVLYPAIALFLLTGRSYLNIATPLCVLVMAVVVVQGLIALKPAMDHTGGPG; encoded by the coding sequence ATGGCCTATTCAGACTCGTACTCGGCGCTTGAAAGGCGCTTTCTCGGCCCCGTACGAGGCATCCTTCTCCGGGTCTACTCGCCCATTGTACGATTCCTCGCCTGGGCCAGGGTCACCCCGAACACGGTGTCAGCCAGCGGACCAGCCCTCGGGGTGCTCTTTGTGCTGACCGTTCCTCGCTCGCCGCGGCTCGCTTTCCTGATCTGGGTGCTATCGGTGGTGGTAGACGGCTTTGACGGCGCCCTGGCGCGCTATACCGGGCGTGCCTCCAGTCTTGGTGCCTTCGTTGACCAGGTTTGTGACCATGTCCGCGAGACGCTCACCGTGGCCGGGCTGGTGGCAGTAGGGGCCATTCCGCCCTTCTGGGGCAGCTTCTATCCGGTGGTGTATACGGCGCTAAATCTGGTTCTGTACATGTGCAATCAGCATCAGGTTCCGCTGCCAGTGGCGGTCAAGAGCTGGCTGGTGCTGTACCCGGCCATTGCCCTGTTCCTCCTCACAGGCCGGAGCTATTTGAACATTGCGACCCCTTTGTGCGTCCTGGTGATGGCAGTGGTCGTTGTGCAGGGCTTGATCGCCCTGAAACCGGCAATGGACCACACCGGAGGGCCAGGATGA
- the rssA gene encoding NTE family protein RssA produces MTTRRIGLVLSGGGALGAAHVGVLEVLEEAGIRPGCVAGTSAGSAVGAAYCGGVSLSKIREVASNLQWSQLGRVVRPRGGFFDGTRLEEYLIDLIGDRSFEDLDIPFAAAAADILGDELLILNSGPVASAVRASCAFPGVFTPVEVEGRLLVDGGLINNLPVSAARDLGAEYIIAVDLSAPLVGRRKPPSNLMEMWFMSLATLIRNTNREAAMADVVIQPEVGEYNWVELNHAQELMERGRKAATLALPQILADLEVEG; encoded by the coding sequence ATGACGACTCGGAGAATCGGGCTGGTATTGAGTGGCGGGGGAGCGCTGGGCGCGGCTCACGTTGGTGTGCTAGAGGTGCTGGAGGAGGCCGGAATCCGTCCCGGCTGCGTCGCGGGTACCAGTGCCGGCTCGGCCGTGGGCGCTGCCTACTGCGGCGGGGTCAGCCTGTCCAAAATCCGCGAGGTCGCGTCGAACCTCCAGTGGAGCCAGTTGGGACGGGTCGTGAGGCCACGCGGCGGCTTTTTTGACGGCACCCGCCTGGAGGAGTACCTCATTGATCTCATAGGGGACCGTTCGTTCGAGGACCTGGACATTCCCTTTGCCGCGGCGGCGGCGGACATATTGGGAGATGAGCTGCTGATCTTGAACAGCGGTCCCGTGGCGTCGGCGGTGAGGGCCTCCTGTGCCTTTCCGGGCGTGTTTACCCCGGTGGAGGTGGAAGGCAGGCTGCTCGTTGACGGTGGGCTGATTAACAACCTGCCAGTGAGCGCAGCGCGGGACCTCGGCGCGGAGTACATCATCGCTGTTGACCTGTCGGCGCCGCTAGTGGGGCGGCGCAAGCCGCCGTCGAACCTGATGGAGATGTGGTTCATGAGCCTGGCCACACTGATTCGCAACACGAATCGAGAGGCCGCTATGGCCGATGTAGTCATCCAGCCGGAGGTGGGGGAGTACAACTGGGTGGAGCTGAACCACGCTCAGGAACTGATGGAGCGCGGCAGAAAGGCGGCGACGCTGGCTTTGCCGCAGATTCTGGCTGATCTCGAAGTGGAGGGTTGA
- the ydhV_5 gene encoding putative oxidoreductase YdhV, with protein MWILRVNMSDRSYRLEDVPADYKLLGGRGLTSTIVAKEVPPLCHPLGPNNKLVFAPGMVTGTAAATSARVSVGGKSPLTGGIKESNAGSSWAPAVANLGIKAIVVEGQPNEKGKYWLIHLTWDAKAGKPKVEFEPADQYVGKDLFEVFPKLYEKYGAKAHIAAPGVAGEFGYGNSGVCFNDMEKNPNRYSGRGGLGAVMASKGLKAIVVDATGGPGVTIVDKVLFDQGRKKLADALRSHAITKPKGGLNSYGTAILVNILNEAGGLPTRNFSAGRFEGAAKIAGEAIFEGNKQRLGKELYNHACSPGCIIQCSNTWHKADGTPHASCIEYESDWSFGANCGIDSLDDIAELVRLSNAYGLDTIETGTTIAVAMAAGVIKFGDGKGAIKLLHEMGKGTPLGRILGAGTETTGRVYGVTHVPVVKGQSMPAYEPRAVKGIGITYATSTMGADHTSGYTIAPEILSVGGKSDPLSPEGKAALSRAFQATTAFIDSSGHCLFIAFAILDIPSGFEGMVEEANAVLGAKWTSDDVVKFGSKILKIERAFNEAAGIGKQADRMPEFMKLEPLPPHNQVFDVPDKALDSVYGEL; from the coding sequence ATGTGGATTCTGCGCGTTAACATGTCGGATCGCAGCTACCGGCTGGAAGATGTGCCGGCGGACTACAAGCTGCTGGGCGGGCGCGGCCTGACGTCGACCATCGTGGCCAAGGAAGTGCCGCCGCTCTGCCACCCACTGGGTCCGAACAACAAGCTCGTTTTCGCCCCGGGAATGGTGACCGGCACTGCTGCAGCCACGTCAGCACGAGTCTCGGTCGGTGGCAAGAGCCCGCTCACGGGAGGCATTAAGGAATCGAATGCTGGCAGCTCGTGGGCTCCCGCTGTGGCCAACCTGGGCATCAAGGCCATCGTAGTGGAAGGGCAGCCCAACGAAAAGGGCAAGTACTGGCTGATCCACCTGACCTGGGACGCCAAAGCCGGCAAGCCCAAGGTAGAGTTCGAGCCAGCCGACCAGTATGTTGGCAAGGACCTGTTCGAAGTATTCCCCAAGCTCTATGAGAAGTACGGCGCCAAGGCGCACATCGCAGCCCCGGGGGTAGCGGGGGAGTTTGGCTATGGGAACTCGGGCGTATGCTTCAATGATATGGAAAAGAACCCGAACCGCTACTCCGGTCGAGGTGGCCTCGGTGCGGTGATGGCCAGCAAGGGCTTGAAGGCTATCGTTGTCGATGCCACTGGCGGCCCGGGCGTGACCATTGTCGACAAGGTGCTGTTTGATCAGGGCCGCAAAAAGCTGGCCGACGCATTGCGCTCGCACGCCATCACCAAGCCCAAGGGCGGCCTGAATAGCTACGGCACGGCCATCCTGGTCAACATTCTGAACGAGGCAGGCGGCTTGCCGACGCGCAACTTTTCCGCCGGGCGGTTCGAGGGAGCGGCCAAGATCGCGGGAGAGGCCATCTTCGAGGGCAACAAGCAGCGTCTGGGCAAGGAACTCTACAACCACGCCTGCAGTCCCGGTTGTATCATCCAGTGCTCCAACACCTGGCACAAGGCCGACGGCACACCTCACGCTTCCTGTATTGAGTACGAGTCGGATTGGTCATTCGGTGCCAACTGCGGCATCGACTCGTTGGATGACATCGCCGAGCTGGTGCGTCTGAGCAACGCCTACGGGCTGGACACTATCGAGACAGGCACGACGATTGCCGTGGCCATGGCCGCTGGTGTGATCAAGTTCGGCGACGGTAAGGGCGCAATCAAGCTGTTACACGAGATGGGGAAGGGCACCCCGCTGGGCAGGATCCTGGGTGCCGGCACCGAGACCACGGGCCGGGTCTACGGGGTGACTCACGTGCCAGTGGTGAAAGGCCAGAGCATGCCGGCCTATGAGCCGCGCGCCGTGAAGGGTATTGGCATCACCTACGCCACCAGCACGATGGGCGCCGATCATACCTCCGGCTACACCATTGCTCCCGAAATCCTCAGCGTGGGCGGCAAGTCGGACCCACTGAGCCCGGAGGGCAAGGCCGCGCTGAGCCGCGCTTTCCAGGCCACGACGGCGTTCATCGACTCGAGCGGGCACTGCCTGTTTATTGCCTTTGCCATCCTGGACATTCCATCGGGGTTCGAAGGCATGGTCGAGGAAGCAAACGCGGTTCTTGGCGCCAAGTGGACTAGCGATGACGTGGTCAAGTTCGGCAGCAAGATCCTCAAGATCGAGCGCGCGTTCAATGAGGCTGCCGGCATTGGCAAGCAGGCCGACCGGATGCCCGAGTTCATGAAGCTCGAGCCACTGCCACCACACAACCAGGTATTTGATGTGCCCGACAAGGCTCTCGATTCAGTCTACGGGGAACTCTAG